One Apodemus sylvaticus chromosome 16, mApoSyl1.1, whole genome shotgun sequence genomic region harbors:
- the LOC127667126 gene encoding keratin-associated protein 10-4-like, which produces MERHLQSEQDALRCAPPVLHCAPPVLHCAPPVLHCAPPVLHCAPPVLHCAPPVLHCALPVLHCAPPVLHCAPPVLHCAPPVLHCAPPVLHCAPPVLHCAPPVLHCAPPVLHCTPLCCTVLPLCCTVLLLCYTVLLLCCTVLPCAALCSPCAALCSSCAALCSSCAALCSPVLHCAPPVLHCALPVLHCALPVLHCAPPVLYCAPPVLHCAPPVLHCAPPVLHCAPPVLHCAPPVLHCTPLCCTVLPLCCTVLLLCYTVLLLCCTVLPCTALCSPCAALCSSCAALCSSCAALCSPVLHCAPPVLHCAPPVLHCAPPVLHCASPVLHCAPPVLHCAPLCCTVLPLCCTVLSLCCTVLPLCCTVLLLCCTVLSLCCTVFPLYCTVLHCLPLCCTVLPLCCIVLPLCCSVLTLCCIVLPLCCTVLLQTKVTGRGQVAMGLNSGNHELE; this is translated from the exons ATGGAGAGG catCTCCAAAGTGAGCAGGATGCTCTGCGATGTGCTCCCCCTGTGCTGCACTGTGCTCCCCCTGTGCTGCACTGTGCTCCCCCTGTGCTGCACTGTGCTCCCCCTGTGCTGCACTGTGCTCCCCCTGTGCTGCACTGTGCTCCCCCTGTGCTGCACTGTGCTCTCCCTGTGCTGCACTGTGCTCCTCCTGTGCTGCACTGTGCTCCCCCTGTGCTGCACTGTGCTCCCCCTGTGCTGCACTGTGCTCCTCCTGTGCTGCACTGTGCTCCTCCTGTGCTACACTGTGCTCCCCCTGTGCTGCACTGTGCTCCTCCTGTGCTGCACTGTACTCCCCTGTGCTGCACTGTGCTCCCCCTGTGCTGCACTGTGCTTCTCCTGTGCTACACTGTGCTCCTCCTGTGCTGCACTGTGCTCCCCTGTGCTGCACTGTGTTCCCCCTGTGCTGCACTGTGCTCTTCCTGTGCTGCACTGTGCTCCTCCTGTGCTGCACTGTGCTCCCCTGTGCTGCACTGTGCTCCCCCTGTGCTGCACTGTGCTCTTCCTGTGCTGCACTGTGCTCTCCCTGTGCTGCACTGTGCTCCTCCTGTGCTGTACTGTGCTCCCCCTGTGCTGCACTGTGCTCCCCCTGTGCTGCACTGTGCTCCTCCTGTGCTGCACTGTGCTCCTCCTGTGCTACACTGTGCTCCTCCTGTGCTGCACTGTACTCCCCTGTGCTGCACTGTGCTCCCCCTGTGCTGCACTGTGCTTCTCCTGTGCTACACTGTGCTCCTCCTGTGCTGCACTGTGCTCCCCTGTACTGCACTGTGTTCCCCCTGTGCTGCACTGTGCTCTTCCTGTGCTGCACTGTGCTCCTCCTGTGCTGCACTGTGCTCCCCTGTGCTGCACTGTGCTCCCCCTGTGCTGCACTGTGCTCCCCCTGTGCTGCACTGTGCTCCCCCTGTGCTGCACTGTGCTTCTCCTGTGCTGCACTGTGCTCCTCCTGTGCTGCACTGTGCTCCCCTGTGCTGCACTGTGCTCCCCCTGTGCTGCACTGTGCTCTCCCTGTGCTGCACTGTGCTCCCCCTGTGCTGCACTGTGCTCCTCCTGTGCTGCACTGTGCTCTCCCTGTGCTGCACTGTATTCCCCCTGTACTGCACTGTGCTGCACTGTCTCCCCCTGTGCTGCACTGTGCTCCCCCTGTGCTGCATTGTGCTCCCCCTGTGCTGCAGTGTGCTCACCCTATGCTGCATTGTGCTCCCCCTGTGCTGCACTGTGCTATTGCAGACTAAGGTGACAGGCAGGGGTCAAGTGGCCATGGGCTTAAACTCTGGAAATCATGAGTTGGAATAA